In the genome of Entelurus aequoreus isolate RoL-2023_Sb linkage group LG15, RoL_Eaeq_v1.1, whole genome shotgun sequence, one region contains:
- the LOC133629858 gene encoding cadherin-12-like, which translates to MSSKEDIRDNVIHYDDEGGGEEDTHAFDMGTLRNPKVVKDNLFRRDVKPEIKRCPRPAGSKDSADIRAFINQRLKDHDADNSAPPYDSLATYAYEGSGSVAESLSSIESLAADVEEDYDYLNEWGPRFKTLAGSSASRRGPART; encoded by the coding sequence ATGTCCTCCAAGGAGGACATCCGGGACAACGTCATCCACTACGACGACGAAGGCGGCGGCGAGGAGGACACGCACGCCTTCGACATGGGAACGCTGCGCAATCCCAAAGTGGTCAAGGACAACCTGTTCCGCCGGGACGTCAAACCCGAGATCAAACGGTGCCCGAGGCCGGCGGGGTCGAAGGACAGCGCCGACATCCGGGCGTTCATCAACCAGCGGCTGAAGGACCACGACGCGGACAACTCGGCGCCTCCGTACGACTCGTTGGCCACGTACGCCTACGAGGGCAGCGGCTCGGTGGCCGAGTCGCTCAGCTCCATCGAGTCCCTCGCCGCCGACGTGGAGGAAGACTACGATTACCTCAACGAGTGGGGGCCCCGCTTTAAGACACTGGCGGGATCTTCGGCGAGCCGTCGGGGTCCCGCTCGGACTTGA